A genome region from Nitrosopumilus sp. includes the following:
- a CDS encoding TIGR00725 family protein: MVKRRQILVIGHNTNGCTSEHEKIAYDVGVEIAKSDSVLITGGLGGVMTASSHGAKDAGGLTVGIIPQSDASEANEFCDVVIPTGMGLTRDFLNALSADGVIIVGGGSGTLSETCAAYMNKKPMVAIRNLNGSVMQYIDGYLDHRKNVKIIGVDTAQEAVRKILELISA, from the coding sequence GTGGTAAAAAGACGACAAATCTTAGTTATAGGTCATAATACAAATGGTTGTACCTCAGAGCATGAAAAAATTGCATATGATGTTGGAGTTGAAATTGCAAAATCTGATTCTGTCTTAATTACCGGTGGATTGGGTGGGGTGATGACTGCTTCTTCTCATGGTGCAAAAGATGCAGGTGGTTTGACAGTGGGTATTATTCCGCAGTCTGATGCTTCTGAAGCCAATGAATTTTGTGATGTTGTTATTCCTACTGGAATGGGATTGACTCGTGATTTTTTGAATGCACTAAGTGCAGATGGCGTAATTATTGTGGGTGGTGGATCTGGAACTTTGTCTGAAACATGTGCTGCATATATGAATAAAAAACCAATGGTGGCAATTCGAAATCTAAATGGATCTGTTATGCAGTATATTGATGGGTATTTAGATCATAGAAAAAATGTTAAAATTATCGGAGTTGACACTGCTCAAGAAGCTGTAAGGAAAATTTTAGAACTAATTAGTGCATAG
- a CDS encoding C2H2-type zinc finger protein produces MKFFQKIKCEICSKEFSKQEEVMNHKEIVHGKDLKYDCKECKKYFLNMEDMRTHLQREHSYKKDR; encoded by the coding sequence ATGAAATTTTTTCAAAAAATTAAATGTGAGATTTGTTCAAAAGAATTTTCAAAGCAAGAAGAAGTTATGAACCATAAAGAAATTGTTCACGGTAAGGATTTGAAGTATGATTGTAAAGAATGTAAAAAATATTTTCTAAACATGGAAGATATGAGGACCCATTTACAGAGAGAACACAGTTACAAAAAAGACAGGTAG
- a CDS encoding RNA polymerase Rbp10 has product MVEENIDEIEETSVETFEVNYACLRCGTAVSNAELSRLPEIKCICGFRVFTKVRPPVVKTVKAI; this is encoded by the coding sequence ATGGTTGAAGAAAACATTGATGAAATAGAGGAAACCTCTGTTGAAACTTTTGAAGTAAATTATGCTTGTCTTAGATGTGGTACTGCGGTTTCAAATGCTGAATTATCTCGTTTACCTGAGATTAAGTGTATTTGTGGTTTCAGAGTATTTACCAAAGTAAGACCACCAGTAGTTAAAACCGTAAAAGCAATCTAA